The Paenibacillus sp. YPG26 genome includes a window with the following:
- a CDS encoding YitT family protein, whose protein sequence is MRKKKRSLVDSEQLFMMLIGTFLLAFTYYHINFQNHLSEGGFVGLSLLGKYLFDFPPALTALVLDIPVFIVALFLKGRKFLMNTLIASIAFSGFYELCDRFSPFQLDLQNNLMIAAVLSGIFTGIGAGVVLRAGGATGGDDILSLVVSQLTGLKIGTVFIVLDAIVLLISLVYMPVLETMYTIVAVLIAGKVITWTVNYGKAAEPKLRVPYAVKEKTVRA, encoded by the coding sequence ATGAGGAAAAAGAAGAGAAGTCTAGTTGATTCGGAACAATTGTTCATGATGCTGATCGGCACTTTTTTACTGGCATTTACGTATTATCATATTAATTTTCAGAACCATCTCTCGGAAGGCGGCTTTGTGGGTCTGTCGCTTCTTGGAAAGTATTTATTCGATTTCCCTCCTGCTCTGACCGCGTTAGTACTGGATATTCCGGTATTTATCGTTGCCTTGTTCCTTAAAGGACGCAAGTTCCTGATGAATACTTTGATTGCATCCATAGCTTTCTCGGGATTCTACGAGCTGTGCGACCGGTTCTCACCATTTCAACTGGACCTGCAGAACAATCTGATGATTGCTGCTGTCTTATCTGGGATATTCACCGGAATTGGCGCCGGGGTGGTGCTTCGGGCAGGCGGAGCGACAGGCGGGGATGATATCTTGTCTCTGGTTGTCAGCCAATTAACAGGACTTAAGATCGGTACCGTATTTATCGTCCTGGATGCTATTGTGCTATTAATATCTCTTGTATATATGCCTGTGCTAGAGACGATGTACACCATCGTTGCTGTGTTGATTGCAGGCAAAGTGATTACCTGGACCGTGAATTATGGCAAGGCCGCAGAACCCAAGCTGCGTGTTCCTTACGCTGTAAAAGAGAAGACCGTTCGTGCATAA
- the msrA gene encoding peptide-methionine (S)-S-oxide reductase MsrA: MSNSSEGQQFATFAGGCFWCMVSPFEELPGIESVVSGYTGGHVENPTYEQVCSDTTGHYEAVQITYNPGIFPYQKLLDLFWQQIDPTDAGGQFHDRGDSYRTAIFYHTEEQRVLAEASKQSLAESGRFDKPIVTPILPAAPFYAAEEYHQGYHKKNPAHYKRYRKGSGRQDFIETHWSGTVNEDELRQRLTPIQYKVTRQNGTEPAFANEFWNHHGEGIYVDIVSGEPLFSSKDKYDSGCGWPSFTRPLRDYSVKEKTDLSHFMVRTEVRSAEADSHLGHVFTDGPGENGLRYCINSAALRFVPKEELEEQGYGEYRYLFNS, from the coding sequence ATGAGTAATTCGTCCGAGGGCCAACAATTTGCTACTTTTGCCGGGGGCTGCTTCTGGTGTATGGTGTCACCGTTCGAGGAGCTTCCGGGAATAGAGAGTGTAGTCTCCGGCTATACCGGCGGTCATGTGGAGAATCCTACGTATGAGCAGGTCTGCTCCGACACAACAGGTCATTATGAAGCTGTACAGATTACCTACAACCCCGGGATCTTCCCTTATCAAAAATTGCTGGATTTGTTCTGGCAGCAGATTGATCCAACCGATGCAGGCGGTCAGTTCCACGACCGGGGCGACTCCTACCGGACAGCCATATTCTATCACACGGAAGAGCAGCGTGTTCTGGCGGAAGCCTCCAAGCAGAGTCTTGCTGAGAGCGGCCGCTTTGATAAGCCGATTGTGACTCCAATTCTGCCAGCGGCTCCCTTTTACGCAGCTGAAGAATATCACCAGGGCTATCACAAGAAGAATCCCGCCCACTATAAGCGTTACCGCAAAGGCTCGGGTCGTCAGGATTTTATCGAAACACATTGGTCTGGTACAGTTAACGAGGATGAGCTGAGACAGCGCCTAACACCCATACAATACAAAGTCACCCGGCAGAACGGGACTGAGCCTGCCTTTGCCAATGAATTCTGGAACCATCACGGCGAAGGGATCTATGTGGATATCGTATCCGGTGAGCCCCTGTTCAGTTCGAAGGATAAATATGATTCTGGCTGTGGCTGGCCAAGCTTCACCCGGCCCCTGCGCGACTACAGTGTCAAAGAGAAGACCGACCTCAGCCATTTCATGGTACGGACGGAAGTCAGAAGCGCTGAAGCGGATTCACATTTGGGGCATGTATTTACTGATGGACCGGGAGAGAATGGCCTTCGTTACTGCATCAATTCCGCAGCCCTGCGGTTCGTTCCCAAGGAAGAGCTCGAGGAACAAGGCTACGGTGAATATCGTTATCTGTTCAACTCGTGA
- a CDS encoding TVP38/TMEM64 family protein yields MRKWLAAAVYGMLFVAALLYQNELTAWFHHRPPVPAMLGMTTLLALFPVVPYKLVVGAAGYMYGAWWGGMICLIGSTAAGALVYAAVKYAYREQARIWLAKYKTLDRYTRFVDKHPFESIVLWRVIPLLPQMAVNVYAGVSTMSFRVFVLGSLIGKLPGIFVYSFLGGTLSSNPLLSLQVLIIYLLFTGAVLWGYKRMTRAK; encoded by the coding sequence ATGCGTAAATGGCTGGCTGCCGCGGTCTATGGAATGCTATTCGTAGCCGCATTATTATATCAAAACGAACTAACCGCATGGTTCCATCACCGTCCTCCTGTGCCCGCCATGCTGGGAATGACTACCCTGCTGGCCCTTTTTCCTGTAGTCCCTTATAAGCTGGTGGTAGGCGCGGCAGGGTATATGTACGGGGCCTGGTGGGGAGGTATGATCTGTCTCATCGGCTCCACAGCTGCAGGAGCCCTTGTCTATGCTGCTGTCAAATACGCTTACCGGGAGCAGGCCCGAATCTGGCTGGCCAAATACAAGACGCTGGACCGGTATACACGGTTTGTTGATAAGCATCCTTTTGAATCGATCGTGCTCTGGAGAGTGATTCCCCTGCTTCCTCAAATGGCGGTCAATGTGTATGCCGGGGTATCCACGATGTCGTTCCGCGTGTTCGTCCTTGGATCCCTGATTGGCAAGCTGCCTGGGATATTTGTATATTCTTTTCTCGGGGGCACACTAAGCAGCAACCCCCTTCTCTCGCTTCAGGTTCTGATCATCTACCTGCTGTTTACGGGAGCTGTTCTATGGGGATATAAAAGAATGACAAGAGCGAAGTAA
- a CDS encoding TerC family protein, protein MDFMSLDFWSILLSIILIDLVLAGDNAIVIGLAARNVPKKDQKKVIMWGTVGAIVVRVVMTVLVVQLLAIPGLRLAGGLALLWIAYKLIVDDKGHDIKAGNKVWAAIRTIIIADTMMGLDNVLAVAGAAHGDNVMVIIGLAISIPIMIWGSTVILKLTERFPIVITLGAAVLAWTAAKMLVDEPLVSGWFANGAVKYGFELIMIAIVVGLGTWVKRRHERQRAIRDIVNG, encoded by the coding sequence ATGGATTTTATGAGTTTGGATTTCTGGTCTATTCTATTATCAATTATTTTGATTGATCTAGTACTGGCCGGAGATAACGCGATCGTAATTGGACTCGCTGCGAGAAACGTGCCGAAGAAGGACCAGAAGAAGGTTATCATGTGGGGGACCGTAGGTGCGATCGTCGTCCGCGTCGTCATGACGGTGCTGGTTGTGCAGCTACTTGCAATTCCAGGATTAAGATTAGCAGGAGGCCTTGCGCTGCTCTGGATTGCCTACAAGCTGATCGTCGATGATAAGGGTCACGACATCAAGGCGGGCAACAAGGTCTGGGCGGCTATCCGGACCATTATCATCGCGGATACCATGATGGGGCTTGATAATGTGCTTGCCGTGGCAGGTGCCGCTCACGGGGATAATGTGATGGTAATTATAGGGCTGGCAATTTCGATACCTATCATGATCTGGGGAAGTACCGTGATTCTGAAGCTGACAGAACGTTTCCCGATTGTAATTACCCTGGGGGCTGCAGTTCTGGCATGGACAGCGGCTAAGATGCTGGTGGACGAGCCACTCGTCTCGGGATGGTTCGCCAACGGGGCAGTCAAGTATGGCTTTGAACTTATCATGATTGCTATTGTTGTTGGTTTGGGTACATGGGTCAAAAGAAGACATGAAAGACAACGGGCTATCCGCGATATAGTGAACGGTTAA
- a CDS encoding AraC family transcriptional regulator, whose product MNVNENLHILAAGYAQHRKPYFSSHEDGLEHYLIRIQTEGRSRTRCDGRLVMVEAGDLLIFPPGEPYELRIEASENKQGDQTLFSGDYYILLRGKWMDDWWKQRQRPNKLRVPLSEGFIGLFRQITLEQQRISNPSPEIAEYYLRILCLDIDRQLQEIPVPTPRTYLAYQIKHYIEANASTTFKLEDVAAHVGISVSRAVHLFKAAFGTSIMQHALEVRLNMARERVIFSPLSLEHVAESSGFPSYNYFHKVFRSRFGMSPKQFRLVSREKMNS is encoded by the coding sequence ATGAACGTTAATGAGAACTTGCATATTTTAGCAGCGGGATATGCCCAGCACCGGAAGCCTTACTTTTCCAGTCATGAGGATGGATTGGAGCATTATCTGATCCGCATTCAGACCGAAGGACGCAGCCGGACCCGCTGTGATGGAAGGCTTGTGATGGTCGAGGCGGGAGATCTGTTAATTTTCCCTCCTGGGGAGCCCTATGAGCTGCGGATTGAAGCCTCTGAGAACAAACAGGGCGACCAGACGCTGTTCAGCGGGGATTACTATATTCTTCTTCGCGGTAAATGGATGGATGACTGGTGGAAGCAGCGGCAGCGCCCTAACAAGCTCCGCGTTCCTTTGTCTGAGGGCTTCATCGGGTTGTTCCGTCAAATCACGCTGGAGCAGCAGAGAATCTCTAATCCTTCCCCGGAAATTGCTGAATATTATCTCCGTATTCTTTGCCTGGATATTGACAGACAGCTGCAGGAGATTCCTGTTCCTACTCCGCGTACCTATCTCGCCTATCAGATTAAGCATTATATTGAAGCGAATGCCTCCACCACGTTCAAGCTGGAGGATGTGGCCGCCCATGTAGGAATCAGCGTGTCCAGAGCGGTTCATCTATTCAAGGCAGCGTTTGGAACAAGCATTATGCAGCATGCCCTGGAAGTTCGTCTGAATATGGCCCGTGAACGGGTAATCTTCAGTCCTTTGTCTCTGGAACATGTCGCAGAGAGCTCCGGCTTCCCGAGCTATAACTATTTCCATAAAGTATTCCGTTCCCGGTTCGGAATGTCCCCCAAGCAGTTCCGCTTGGTCAGCAGAGAGAAGATGAACAGCTGA
- a CDS encoding Gfo/Idh/MocA family oxidoreductase, translating into MSRVLKVAVIGCGGIATGKHLPSLSKQKEVELVAFCDIVEERALEAKEKYGNENSKVYTDYKQLLEESGAEVIHVCTPNDSHAEITIASLESGRHVMCEKPMAKTAEQARAMLDAAKRTGKKLSIAYQNRFRSDSQYLKKLCDDGELGDIYLGKALAIRRRAVPTWGVFLDEEKQGGGPLIDIGTHALDLTLWLMNNYEPKSVTGSVFHKLGSRKNAANAFGSWDPEEFKVEDSAFGFITMKNGATIILESSWALNVLEIGEAQTILSGTEGGADMKNGLRLNGEKNSRLWETKVDLSSGGVAFYEGEEETDAYLEAKSWVEAVLEDREPLVKPEQALVVTEILEAIYESARTGRTVYFE; encoded by the coding sequence ATGTCTAGAGTGTTGAAAGTAGCCGTAATCGGCTGTGGAGGTATTGCCACAGGTAAGCATCTGCCGAGCTTGTCCAAGCAGAAAGAGGTGGAGCTGGTTGCCTTTTGCGATATTGTTGAAGAGCGTGCGCTTGAAGCCAAAGAGAAATACGGTAACGAGAACAGTAAGGTCTATACGGATTACAAGCAGCTGCTTGAAGAAAGCGGAGCAGAGGTAATTCATGTATGCACTCCGAATGATTCACACGCGGAGATCACGATCGCCTCACTGGAATCAGGCAGACATGTAATGTGTGAGAAGCCAATGGCGAAGACAGCTGAGCAGGCCAGAGCTATGCTGGATGCCGCCAAGCGTACGGGCAAGAAGCTGTCCATTGCCTATCAGAACCGCTTCCGCAGTGATAGCCAATATCTTAAGAAGCTCTGTGATGACGGCGAGCTTGGAGATATTTATCTAGGGAAGGCGCTTGCTATCCGCCGCCGTGCTGTTCCTACTTGGGGCGTGTTCCTGGATGAAGAGAAGCAGGGCGGAGGACCGCTTATAGATATCGGAACCCATGCGCTGGATTTAACTCTTTGGCTGATGAACAACTATGAGCCAAAGAGCGTAACCGGCTCGGTATTTCACAAGCTCGGAAGCCGGAAGAATGCGGCGAATGCATTCGGGTCATGGGATCCAGAGGAGTTCAAAGTGGAGGATTCCGCATTTGGATTTATTACCATGAAGAACGGTGCGACCATTATTCTGGAATCCAGCTGGGCTCTGAATGTGCTTGAGATTGGGGAAGCACAGACCATTCTGAGTGGTACAGAAGGTGGAGCCGACATGAAGAATGGTCTTCGTCTGAATGGCGAGAAGAACAGCCGTCTGTGGGAGACCAAGGTGGATCTTAGTTCAGGCGGGGTGGCCTTCTACGAAGGGGAAGAAGAGACGGATGCGTATCTCGAGGCTAAATCCTGGGTTGAGGCTGTGCTAGAAGACCGTGAACCGCTTGTGAAGCCAGAACAGGCGCTGGTAGTAACTGAGATTCTTGAGGCTATTTATGAATCGGCAAGAACAGGCCGAACCGTATATTTTGAATAA
- a CDS encoding sugar phosphate isomerase/epimerase codes for MKLGVFLVLFGDRSFEEALDFVASQGVKAVEIGTGGNPGNKHCQPDVLLENKTARDEFKKALDSRGITISALSCHGNPLHPQKALAKADHEDFLKTVKLAELLEVPVVNTFSGCPGDHEDAKYPNWPVAPWPNDYQEILKWQWENKIIPYWTEMGKYAAEHHVKVGLELHGGFSVHTPATLLRLREAAGEAIGANLDPSHMWWQGIDPVQAIHILGREGAIHHFHAKDTVIDPVNVNKYGLTDMQSYANMLDRAWQFRTVGYGHDIKTWADIISALRLVGYDYVVSIEHEDGLMSIEEGFTKAVRNLQSIIIEDSSADMWWV; via the coding sequence ATGAAATTAGGAGTATTTCTAGTTCTGTTCGGAGACCGTTCATTTGAAGAGGCTTTGGATTTTGTTGCGTCCCAGGGCGTGAAGGCAGTGGAGATTGGTACCGGAGGGAATCCGGGGAACAAGCATTGCCAGCCAGATGTACTGCTGGAGAACAAGACGGCTAGGGATGAATTCAAGAAGGCGTTGGATTCCAGGGGCATTACAATCAGTGCCCTAAGCTGCCACGGGAACCCGCTCCACCCTCAGAAAGCACTTGCTAAGGCGGATCATGAAGACTTCCTGAAGACCGTCAAGCTTGCCGAGCTTCTAGAGGTTCCCGTTGTGAATACTTTCTCGGGATGTCCCGGCGATCATGAAGATGCGAAGTATCCGAACTGGCCGGTTGCCCCTTGGCCGAATGACTACCAGGAGATTCTGAAGTGGCAGTGGGAGAACAAGATCATTCCTTATTGGACTGAGATGGGGAAATATGCAGCTGAACATCACGTAAAAGTTGGACTTGAGCTGCATGGTGGATTCTCCGTGCATACCCCTGCAACCCTGCTTCGTCTTCGGGAAGCCGCAGGTGAGGCCATTGGAGCGAATCTGGACCCGAGCCATATGTGGTGGCAGGGTATTGACCCTGTTCAAGCCATTCATATTCTAGGCCGTGAAGGAGCTATACATCATTTCCATGCCAAGGATACGGTTATTGATCCGGTCAACGTGAATAAATACGGCCTTACAGATATGCAGTCCTATGCCAACATGCTTGATCGCGCATGGCAGTTCCGTACGGTAGGTTACGGTCACGATATCAAGACCTGGGCGGATATAATCAGTGCTCTGCGCCTGGTAGGATACGACTATGTGGTAAGCATTGAACATGAAGACGGCTTGATGTCCATCGAAGAAGGGTTCACCAAGGCAGTGCGTAACCTGCAATCAATCATCATTGAAGATTCGAGCGCGGATATGTGGTGGGTGTAA
- a CDS encoding helix-turn-helix domain-containing protein encodes MEGQWNLCPRFETAFSFLGKRWNGLIIQTLMSGPKRFKDISGLIPSMSDKMLSERMKDLECEGILVRHVYPETPVRIEYELTDKGRALQPVMEQIQSWAEAWVE; translated from the coding sequence ATGGAGGGTCAATGGAATTTGTGTCCGCGATTTGAAACCGCGTTCTCTTTTCTCGGTAAGAGATGGAACGGTCTGATCATACAGACCTTGATGAGCGGCCCTAAGCGGTTCAAGGACATTTCTGGGCTTATTCCGTCGATGAGTGACAAAATGCTGTCCGAACGCATGAAAGACTTGGAGTGTGAAGGCATCCTGGTTCGCCATGTATATCCCGAGACTCCTGTCCGGATTGAGTACGAATTGACAGACAAAGGCAGAGCACTTCAGCCGGTAATGGAGCAGATTCAATCCTGGGCAGAAGCCTGGGTAGAATAA
- a CDS encoding FAD-dependent oxidoreductase, whose amino-acid sequence MAEIIIIGAGPAGASAALFLAKAGRETLVIDSNTSMTKRAWIENHYGVRDISGPDLLKIGREQAAKFGAKFIEEKVTALDTNGGQSVTIKTESGRSYEASHVIFATGALTDLAKHIGLEFKEGPEPRIKTVIATDREGRTSKPRIWAAGTVAGASVHTIITAGDGARVAVEILSELNGERYVDHDVLKS is encoded by the coding sequence GTGGCAGAGATCATCATTATTGGAGCCGGACCGGCTGGAGCCAGTGCAGCTTTATTTCTGGCCAAGGCAGGTAGAGAAACCTTGGTAATTGACAGCAACACAAGTATGACCAAGCGGGCTTGGATTGAGAACCACTATGGCGTCAGAGACATCTCGGGACCGGATCTGCTCAAGATCGGTCGTGAGCAGGCCGCCAAATTCGGAGCCAAATTTATTGAAGAGAAAGTTACGGCTCTGGATACCAACGGCGGCCAATCAGTTACTATTAAGACGGAATCGGGAAGAAGCTATGAGGCGTCTCATGTGATCTTTGCTACGGGAGCGCTTACAGATTTGGCTAAGCATATCGGGCTTGAGTTTAAGGAAGGTCCGGAGCCTAGAATTAAGACGGTTATTGCAACGGATAGGGAAGGCCGCACAAGTAAGCCGAGAATCTGGGCAGCCGGAACGGTGGCCGGGGCAAGTGTTCACACGATTATAACGGCTGGCGACGGTGCTAGAGTAGCAGTTGAAATATTAAGCGAGTTAAATGGCGAGCGTTATGTAGACCACGATGTATTGAAATCATAA
- the ric gene encoding iron-sulfur cluster repair di-iron protein yields the protein MANLAFKAEDMVRDVVVRFPKSSDYFRSHRIDFCCGGNRPLSEALEERGLSTEDVLKDLHRLLSEHPVTEENDNYAAWSSNDLIAYIVNKHHAYLREELPLIEQNVKKVFRVHGQEGEHLAEINLLFGVLKKELLEHTDKEEASVFPKMINWESSQEPDTLNKLRSSITELEAEHDAAGDILKRLRELTQDFTPPAHACTTYRMTYSRLEELEAMTFQHVHVENNILFPRY from the coding sequence ATGGCTAATCTTGCTTTCAAAGCAGAAGACATGGTGAGAGACGTTGTGGTGCGTTTTCCTAAGTCAAGCGATTATTTTCGAAGCCATCGTATTGACTTCTGCTGTGGTGGGAATCGTCCGTTAAGTGAGGCGTTGGAAGAGAGAGGTCTCAGTACTGAAGATGTGTTGAAGGATCTTCACAGGCTGCTCAGCGAGCATCCAGTGACCGAAGAGAATGATAACTATGCGGCATGGAGCTCTAATGATTTGATCGCATACATTGTGAATAAGCATCATGCCTACCTTCGTGAGGAGCTTCCGTTAATCGAGCAGAACGTGAAGAAGGTATTCCGCGTTCATGGTCAAGAGGGGGAGCATTTGGCTGAAATTAACCTTCTATTCGGAGTATTGAAGAAAGAACTGCTTGAACATACAGACAAGGAAGAAGCAAGTGTCTTCCCGAAAATGATTAATTGGGAGTCCAGTCAGGAGCCGGACACGCTGAACAAGCTTCGTTCCTCTATTACAGAGCTTGAGGCGGAGCACGATGCTGCAGGAGATATTTTGAAGCGGCTTCGCGAACTGACTCAGGATTTCACGCCGCCAGCTCATGCTTGTACAACCTACAGAATGACTTATTCCCGGCTCGAGGAATTAGAAGCGATGACCTTTCAGCATGTTCATGTGGAGAATAATATTTTGTTCCCCCGTTATTGA